A genomic window from Deinococcus aestuarii includes:
- the lepB gene encoding signal peptidase I, producing MTRLTGAASGPLRKLWKEVLEPIVFAVVITQFLATLVGVDGVSMMPNLRDHERVFVPKYETWLHKAGVGSFQRGDILIFKPPREAAAEIPNLNRSAFGLWSYRPFLIKRLIGLPGDRVRVSGGEVFVNGVRLDQSWTTDYWREQGCWDTQSDLANNAFSSAAGFLPDQPEITVPAGQYFVMGDNRTAGGSEDSRLFGPVPLRDLAGRAAAVVWPIMRKTNAGYDCSSGQVASLSGESVLNWRVLSRPEAFDTLKAQLAKQGD from the coding sequence ATGACCAGACTCACAGGGGCCGCCTCCGGCCCGCTCAGGAAACTTTGGAAGGAAGTTCTCGAACCCATCGTGTTCGCGGTGGTGATCACCCAGTTTCTGGCGACGCTCGTCGGCGTGGACGGGGTGAGCATGATGCCGAACCTGCGCGACCACGAGCGCGTCTTCGTGCCCAAATACGAGACCTGGCTGCACAAGGCGGGGGTCGGCAGCTTCCAGCGCGGCGACATCCTGATCTTCAAGCCCCCGCGCGAGGCCGCCGCCGAGATTCCGAACCTCAACCGCAGCGCCTTCGGGCTGTGGAGTTACCGCCCCTTCCTGATCAAGAGGCTCATCGGCCTGCCCGGCGACCGCGTGCGCGTCTCCGGCGGCGAGGTGTTCGTGAACGGGGTGCGGCTCGACCAGAGCTGGACGACCGACTACTGGCGCGAGCAGGGCTGCTGGGACACCCAGAGCGACCTGGCGAACAACGCGTTTTCGAGCGCGGCGGGCTTCCTGCCCGACCAGCCGGAGATCACCGTGCCCGCCGGACAGTACTTCGTGATGGGCGACAACCGCACGGCGGGCGGCAGCGAGGACTCGCGCCTCTTCGGCCCGGTGCCCCTGCGCGACCTCGCGGGCCGGGCGGCGGCCGTCGTGTGGCCGATCATGCGCAAGACCAACGCGGGCTACGACTGCTCGTCGGGTCAGGTGGCGAGCCTCAGCGGCGAGAGCGTGCTGAACTGGCGCGTGCTCAGCCGCCCCGAGGCCTTCGACACCCTCAAGGCCCAGTTGGCGAAGCAGGGCGACTGA
- a CDS encoding heavy-metal-associated domain-containing protein has product MAGMTSPATRVLLGVRGMNREAGERVAAHLLALPGVSRATPDDGQIEVHYDPSQHTVMDLVRAVRTQGFLAGML; this is encoded by the coding sequence ATGGCGGGCATGACGAGTCCTGCCACCCGCGTGCTGCTCGGTGTTCGCGGCATGAACCGCGAGGCCGGGGAGCGCGTTGCCGCCCACCTGCTCGCTTTACCCGGCGTGAGCCGCGCCACCCCCGACGACGGCCAGATCGAGGTTCACTACGACCCCAGCCAGCACACCGTCATGGACCTCGTGCGCGCCGTGCGTACCCAGGGCTTCCTGGCGGGGATGCTCTAG
- a CDS encoding DUF503 domain-containing protein — translation MALGYVGVLTVRVEMPWVSNLKEKRALVRPVVERLKARYPLTVARLDGLNAHDWEVIGVATLSNDYVWVEETLRMAADFIAKEGEYRVVEESTDIRVLGDDAEEDGEE, via the coding sequence ATGGCCCTGGGCTACGTCGGCGTCCTGACCGTCCGGGTCGAGATGCCGTGGGTGAGCAACCTCAAGGAGAAACGCGCCCTCGTCCGCCCCGTCGTCGAGCGCCTCAAGGCCCGCTATCCCCTCACGGTCGCCCGCCTCGACGGCCTCAACGCCCACGACTGGGAGGTGATCGGCGTCGCCACGCTCAGCAACGATTACGTCTGGGTGGAGGAGACCCTGCGGATGGCCGCCGACTTCATCGCCAAGGAGGGCGAGTACCGCGTGGTGGAGGAGAGCACCGACATCCGCGTGCTCGGGGACGACGCGGAAGAGGACGGGGAGGAGTAA